One segment of Kogia breviceps isolate mKogBre1 chromosome 14, mKogBre1 haplotype 1, whole genome shotgun sequence DNA contains the following:
- the ATXN2L gene encoding ataxin-2-like protein isoform X11, with amino-acid sequence MLKPQPPQQTSQPQQPPPTQQAVARRPPGGTSPPNGGLPGPLASTSAPPGPPAAASPCLGPAAAAGSGLRRGAEGILAPPPQQQHQERPGAAAIGSARGQSTGKGPPQSPVFEGVYNNSRMLHFLTAVVGSTCDVKVKNGTTYEGIFKTLSSKFELAVDAVHRKALEPAGGPRREDIVDTMVFKPSDVMLVHFRNVDFNYATKDKFTDSAIAMNSKVNGEHKEKVLQRWEGGDSNSDDYDLESDMSNGWDPNEMFKFNEENYGVKTTYDSSLSSYTVPLEKDNSEEFRQRELRAAQLAREIESSPQYRLRIAMENDDGRTEEEKHSAVQRQGSGRESPSLASREGKYIPLPQRVREGPRGGVRCSSSRGGRPGLSSLPPRGPHHLDNSSPGPGSETRGINGGPSRMSPKAQRPLRGAKTLSSPSSRPSGEASVPPPPAGRMYPPRSPKSAAPAPISASCPEPPIGSAVPTSSASIPVTSSVGDPGVGSISPASPKISLAPTDVKELPAKEPGRTLESQELSRIAGKVPGLQNEQKRFQLEELRKFGAQFKLQPSSSPETSLDPFPPRILKEEAKGKEKEVDSLLASEPMGSPVSSKTESISDKEDKPPLPPAGGTEGPDQPPPPCPSQTSSPPVGLIKGDDKDEGPVAEQVKKSTLNPNAKEFNPTKPLLSVNKSTSTPTSPGPRTHSTPSIPVLTAGQSGLYSPQYISYIPQIHMGPAVQAPQMYPYPVSNSVPGQQGKYRGAKGSLPPQRSDQHQPASAPPMMQAAAAAGPPLVAATPYSSYIPYNPQQFPGQPAMMQPMAHYPSQPVFAPMLQSNPRMLTSGSHPQAIVSSSTPQYPSAEQPTPQALYATVHQSYPHHATQLHAHQPQPATTPTGSQPQSQHAAPSPVQHQAGQAPHLGSGQPQQNLYHPGALTGTPPSLPPGPSAQSPQSSFPQPAAVYAIHAHQQLPHGFTNMAHVTQAHVQTGITAAPPPHPGAPHPPQVMLLHPPQSHGGPPQGAVPQSGVPALSASTPSPYPYIGHPQAPLPPPGELKIVLAAT; translated from the exons ATGTTGAAGCCTCAGCCGccacaacagacctcccagccccagcagCCGCCCCCCACGCAACAGGCCGTGGCCCGCCGGCCTCCCGGGGGCACCAGCCCTCCCAACGGCGGCCTCCCGGGGCCCCTGGCCTCCACCTCGGCTCCCCCAGGGCCTCCCGCCGCTGCTTCCCCCTGCTTGGGGCCTGCAGCCGCTGCCGGGAGCGGGCTCCGCCGGGGAGCTGAGGGCATCTTGGCGCCGCCGCCGCAGCAGCAACATCAGGAGAGGCCAGGGGCAGCGGCCATCGGCAGCGCCAG GGGACAAAGCACAGGAAAGGGACCCCCACAGTCACCG GTGTTTGAGGGTGTCTACAACAATTCCAGAATGCTGCATTTCCTTACAGCTGTTGTG GGCTCCACTTGTGATGTAAAGGTAAAGAATGGTACCACCTATGAAGGTATCTTCAAGACACTGAGCTCAAAG TTTGAACTGGCAGTAGACGCTGTGCACCGGAAAGCATTGGAGCCAGCAGGTGGCCCTCGTCGGGAAGACATTGTGGACACCATGGTGTTTAAGCCAAGTGATGTCATGCTTGTCCACTTCCGAAATGTTGACTTCAATTATGCTACTAAAG ACAAGTTCACTGATTCAGCCATTGCCATGAACTCGAAGGTGAATGGGGAGCACAAAGAGAAGGTGCTTCAGCGCTGGGAGGGGGGCGACAGCAACAGCGATGACTACGACCTGGAGTCTGACATG TCCAATGGATGGGACCCCAATGAAATGTTCAAGTTCAATGAGGAGAACTACGGCGTAAAGACCACCTATGACAGCAGTCTCTCTTCTTACAC GGTGCCGTTAGAGAAGGACAACTCAGAAGAATTTCGTCAGCGGGAGCTGCGTGCAGCCCAGTTGGCTCGAGAGATTGAATCGAGCCCCCAGTACCGCCTGCGGATCGCCATGGAGAACGATGACGGGCGCACCGAGGAGGAGAAGCACAGTGCAGTTCAGCGACAGGGTTCAGGGCGAGAGAGCCCCAGCTTGGCATCTAG ggagggaaagtATATCCCTCTACCCCAACGAGTTCGGGAAGGTCCCCGGGGAGGAGTTCGATGCAGTAGTTCTCGGGGTGGCCGGCCTGGCCTTAGCTCTTTGCCACCTCGTGGCCCTCACCATCTTGACAATAGCAGCCCTGGCCCAGGTTCTGAGACACGCGGTATCAATGGAG gcccTTCCCGCATGTCCCCTAAGGCACAGCGGCCTCTGAGAGGTGCCAAGACTCTGTCTTCCCCCAGCAGCAGGCCTTCTGGAGAAGCTTCTGTTCCACCTCCTCCTGCAG GCCGGATGTACCCCCCACGCTCTCCCAAGTCAGCTGCCCCTGCCCCAATCTCAGCTTCCTGTCCTGAGCCTCCCATCGGCTCAGCAGTACCGACCTCTTCAGCTTCCATCCCCGTGACATCATCAGTTGGGGATCCTGGAGTAGGCTCCATTTCCCCAGCTTCTCCAAAGATCTCACTGGCACCCACAGATG TAAAAGAACTCCCAGCCAAGGAACCTGGGAGAACGCTGGAGTCCCAGGAGCTGTCCCGGATAGCAGGGAAag TCCCTGGCCTTCAGAACGAGCAGAAACGCTTTCAACTGGAAGAACTGAGAAAATTTGGGGCCCAGTTTAAG CTTCAGCCCAGTAGCTCCCCTGAGACCAGCCTGGATCCTTTTCCTCCCCGGATCCTAAAGGAGGAGGccaaagggaaggagaaggaggttGATAGTCTTTTGGCTTCAGAGCCCATGGGGTCCCCTGTTTCCTCCAAGACAGAATCCATATCGGATAAGGAGGACAAACCACCCCTGCCACCAGCAGGAGGCACCGAAGGGCCGGATCAGCCCCCACCGCCTTGCCCAAGCCAAACCAGTAGCCCCCCAGTGGGCCTCATCAAGGGAGATGACAAGGACGAGGGCCCTGTTGCTGA aCAAGTGAAGAAGTCAACGTTGAACCCTAATGCCAAGGAGTTCAATCCCACTAAGCCCCTGCTGTCTGTG AATAAATCCACCAGTACTCCAACTTCTCCTGGGCCCCGGACTCATTCAACTCCCTCCATCCCGGTGCTGACAGCAGGCCAGAGTGGGCTATATAGCCCCCAGTACATTTCCTACATACCTCAGATCCACATGGGACCAGCTGTTCAG GCACCTCAGATGTACCCATATCCTGTGTCCAACTCAGTGCCTGGACAGCAGGGCAAGTACCGGGGAGCAAAAG GCTCCCTGCCCCCCCAGCGCTCGGACCAACACCAGCCAGCCTCAGCCCCTCCGATGATGCAGGCCGCCGCCGCTGCTGGCCCCCCTCTGGTGGCTGCCACACCTTATTCTTCCTACATCCCCTACAATCCACAGCAGTTCCCAGGCCAGCCCGCCATGATGCAGCCCATGGCCCACTACCCCTCACAG CCGGTGTTTGCCCCCATGCTTCAAAGCAACCCACGCATGCTGACGTCGGGGAGCCATCCCCAGGCCATTGTGTCATCCTCCACCCCTCAGTACCCTTCTGCAGAGCAGCCCACCCCTCAAGCCCTTTATG CCACTGTTCACCAGTCCTATCCACACCATGCCACGCAGCTCCATGCCCACCAGCCGCAGCCGGCCACCACGCCTACTGGGAGCCAGCCGCAGTCCCAGCATGCAGCCCCCAGTCCCGTCCAG CACCAGGCGGGGCAGGCCCCACACCTGGGCAGTGGACAGCCACAGCAGAACCTGTACCACCCAGGGGCCCTGACAGGCACGCCGCCTTCTCTGCCGCCGGGACCTTCTGCGCAGTCCCCTCAGAGCAGCTTCCCCCAGCCAGCCGCTGTGTATGCTATCCATGCCCACCAGCAGCTGCCCCACGGCTTCACCAACATGGCCCATGTTACCCAG gCCCATGTCCAAACTGGAatcacagcagccccgccccctcaccctggggctccccacccaccccaggtgatgctgctgcacCCACCCCAGAGCCATGGGGGCCCCCCCCAAGGCGCGGTGCCCCAGAGTGGGGTGCCTGCACTCTCAGCTTCCACACCCTCACCCTATCCCTACATCGGACACCCCCAAG CTCCCCTTCCACCCCCCGGGGAACTGAAGATTGTCCTGGCCGCGACCTGA
- the ATXN2L gene encoding ataxin-2-like protein isoform X9 has protein sequence MLKPQPPQQTSQPQQPPPTQQAVARRPPGGTSPPNGGLPGPLASTSAPPGPPAAASPCLGPAAAAGSGLRRGAEGILAPPPQQQHQERPGAAAIGSARGQSTGKGPPQSPVFEGVYNNSRMLHFLTAVVGSTCDVKVKNGTTYEGIFKTLSSKFELAVDAVHRKALEPAGGPRREDIVDTMVFKPSDVMLVHFRNVDFNYATKDKFTDSAIAMNSKVNGEHKEKVLQRWEGGDSNSDDYDLESDMSNGWDPNEMFKFNEENYGVKTTYDSSLSSYTVPLEKDNSEEFRQRELRAAQLAREIESSPQYRLRIAMENDDGRTEEEKHSAVQRQGSGRESPSLASREGKYIPLPQRVREGPRGGVRCSSSRGGRPGLSSLPPRGPHHLDNSSPGPGSETRGINGGPSRMSPKAQRPLRGAKTLSSPSSRPSGEASVPPPPAVGRMYPPRSPKSAAPAPISASCPEPPIGSAVPTSSASIPVTSSVGDPGVGSISPASPKISLAPTDVKELPAKEPGRTLESQELSRIAGKVPGLQNEQKRFQLEELRKFGAQFKLQPSSSPETSLDPFPPRILKEEAKGKEKEVDSLLASEPMGSPVSSKTESISDKEDKPPLPPAGGTEGPDQPPPPCPSQTSSPPVGLIKGDDKDEGPVAEQVKKSTLNPNAKEFNPTKPLLSVNKSTSTPTSPGPRTHSTPSIPVLTAGQSGLYSPQYISYIPQIHMGPAVQAPQMYPYPVSNSVPGQQGKYRGAKGSLPPQRSDQHQPASAPPMMQAAAAAGPPLVAATPYSSYIPYNPQQFPGQPAMMQPMAHYPSQPVFAPMLQSNPRMLTSGSHPQAIVSSSTPQYPSAEQPTPQALYATVHQSYPHHATQLHAHQPQPATTPTGSQPQSQHAAPSPVQHQAGQAPHLGSGQPQQNLYHPGALTGTPPSLPPGPSAQSPQSSFPQPAAVYAIHAHQQLPHGFTNMAHVTQAHVQTGITAAPPPHPGAPHPPQVMLLHPPQSHGGPPQGAVPQSGVPALSASTPSPYPYIGHPQAPLPPPGELKIVLAAT, from the exons ATGTTGAAGCCTCAGCCGccacaacagacctcccagccccagcagCCGCCCCCCACGCAACAGGCCGTGGCCCGCCGGCCTCCCGGGGGCACCAGCCCTCCCAACGGCGGCCTCCCGGGGCCCCTGGCCTCCACCTCGGCTCCCCCAGGGCCTCCCGCCGCTGCTTCCCCCTGCTTGGGGCCTGCAGCCGCTGCCGGGAGCGGGCTCCGCCGGGGAGCTGAGGGCATCTTGGCGCCGCCGCCGCAGCAGCAACATCAGGAGAGGCCAGGGGCAGCGGCCATCGGCAGCGCCAG GGGACAAAGCACAGGAAAGGGACCCCCACAGTCACCG GTGTTTGAGGGTGTCTACAACAATTCCAGAATGCTGCATTTCCTTACAGCTGTTGTG GGCTCCACTTGTGATGTAAAGGTAAAGAATGGTACCACCTATGAAGGTATCTTCAAGACACTGAGCTCAAAG TTTGAACTGGCAGTAGACGCTGTGCACCGGAAAGCATTGGAGCCAGCAGGTGGCCCTCGTCGGGAAGACATTGTGGACACCATGGTGTTTAAGCCAAGTGATGTCATGCTTGTCCACTTCCGAAATGTTGACTTCAATTATGCTACTAAAG ACAAGTTCACTGATTCAGCCATTGCCATGAACTCGAAGGTGAATGGGGAGCACAAAGAGAAGGTGCTTCAGCGCTGGGAGGGGGGCGACAGCAACAGCGATGACTACGACCTGGAGTCTGACATG TCCAATGGATGGGACCCCAATGAAATGTTCAAGTTCAATGAGGAGAACTACGGCGTAAAGACCACCTATGACAGCAGTCTCTCTTCTTACAC GGTGCCGTTAGAGAAGGACAACTCAGAAGAATTTCGTCAGCGGGAGCTGCGTGCAGCCCAGTTGGCTCGAGAGATTGAATCGAGCCCCCAGTACCGCCTGCGGATCGCCATGGAGAACGATGACGGGCGCACCGAGGAGGAGAAGCACAGTGCAGTTCAGCGACAGGGTTCAGGGCGAGAGAGCCCCAGCTTGGCATCTAG ggagggaaagtATATCCCTCTACCCCAACGAGTTCGGGAAGGTCCCCGGGGAGGAGTTCGATGCAGTAGTTCTCGGGGTGGCCGGCCTGGCCTTAGCTCTTTGCCACCTCGTGGCCCTCACCATCTTGACAATAGCAGCCCTGGCCCAGGTTCTGAGACACGCGGTATCAATGGAG gcccTTCCCGCATGTCCCCTAAGGCACAGCGGCCTCTGAGAGGTGCCAAGACTCTGTCTTCCCCCAGCAGCAGGCCTTCTGGAGAAGCTTCTGTTCCACCTCCTCCTGCAG TAGGCCGGATGTACCCCCCACGCTCTCCCAAGTCAGCTGCCCCTGCCCCAATCTCAGCTTCCTGTCCTGAGCCTCCCATCGGCTCAGCAGTACCGACCTCTTCAGCTTCCATCCCCGTGACATCATCAGTTGGGGATCCTGGAGTAGGCTCCATTTCCCCAGCTTCTCCAAAGATCTCACTGGCACCCACAGATG TAAAAGAACTCCCAGCCAAGGAACCTGGGAGAACGCTGGAGTCCCAGGAGCTGTCCCGGATAGCAGGGAAag TCCCTGGCCTTCAGAACGAGCAGAAACGCTTTCAACTGGAAGAACTGAGAAAATTTGGGGCCCAGTTTAAG CTTCAGCCCAGTAGCTCCCCTGAGACCAGCCTGGATCCTTTTCCTCCCCGGATCCTAAAGGAGGAGGccaaagggaaggagaaggaggttGATAGTCTTTTGGCTTCAGAGCCCATGGGGTCCCCTGTTTCCTCCAAGACAGAATCCATATCGGATAAGGAGGACAAACCACCCCTGCCACCAGCAGGAGGCACCGAAGGGCCGGATCAGCCCCCACCGCCTTGCCCAAGCCAAACCAGTAGCCCCCCAGTGGGCCTCATCAAGGGAGATGACAAGGACGAGGGCCCTGTTGCTGA aCAAGTGAAGAAGTCAACGTTGAACCCTAATGCCAAGGAGTTCAATCCCACTAAGCCCCTGCTGTCTGTG AATAAATCCACCAGTACTCCAACTTCTCCTGGGCCCCGGACTCATTCAACTCCCTCCATCCCGGTGCTGACAGCAGGCCAGAGTGGGCTATATAGCCCCCAGTACATTTCCTACATACCTCAGATCCACATGGGACCAGCTGTTCAG GCACCTCAGATGTACCCATATCCTGTGTCCAACTCAGTGCCTGGACAGCAGGGCAAGTACCGGGGAGCAAAAG GCTCCCTGCCCCCCCAGCGCTCGGACCAACACCAGCCAGCCTCAGCCCCTCCGATGATGCAGGCCGCCGCCGCTGCTGGCCCCCCTCTGGTGGCTGCCACACCTTATTCTTCCTACATCCCCTACAATCCACAGCAGTTCCCAGGCCAGCCCGCCATGATGCAGCCCATGGCCCACTACCCCTCACAG CCGGTGTTTGCCCCCATGCTTCAAAGCAACCCACGCATGCTGACGTCGGGGAGCCATCCCCAGGCCATTGTGTCATCCTCCACCCCTCAGTACCCTTCTGCAGAGCAGCCCACCCCTCAAGCCCTTTATG CCACTGTTCACCAGTCCTATCCACACCATGCCACGCAGCTCCATGCCCACCAGCCGCAGCCGGCCACCACGCCTACTGGGAGCCAGCCGCAGTCCCAGCATGCAGCCCCCAGTCCCGTCCAG CACCAGGCGGGGCAGGCCCCACACCTGGGCAGTGGACAGCCACAGCAGAACCTGTACCACCCAGGGGCCCTGACAGGCACGCCGCCTTCTCTGCCGCCGGGACCTTCTGCGCAGTCCCCTCAGAGCAGCTTCCCCCAGCCAGCCGCTGTGTATGCTATCCATGCCCACCAGCAGCTGCCCCACGGCTTCACCAACATGGCCCATGTTACCCAG gCCCATGTCCAAACTGGAatcacagcagccccgccccctcaccctggggctccccacccaccccaggtgatgctgctgcacCCACCCCAGAGCCATGGGGGCCCCCCCCAAGGCGCGGTGCCCCAGAGTGGGGTGCCTGCACTCTCAGCTTCCACACCCTCACCCTATCCCTACATCGGACACCCCCAAG CTCCCCTTCCACCCCCCGGGGAACTGAAGATTGTCCTGGCCGCGACCTGA
- the ATXN2L gene encoding ataxin-2-like protein isoform X6, with amino-acid sequence MLKPQPPQQTSQPQQPPPTQQAVARRPPGGTSPPNGGLPGPLASTSAPPGPPAAASPCLGPAAAAGSGLRRGAEGILAPPPQQQHQERPGAAAIGSARGQSTGKGPPQSPVFEGVYNNSRMLHFLTAVVGSTCDVKVKNGTTYEGIFKTLSSKFELAVDAVHRKALEPAGGPRREDIVDTMVFKPSDVMLVHFRNVDFNYATKDKFTDSAIAMNSKVNGEHKEKVLQRWEGGDSNSDDYDLESDMSNGWDPNEMFKFNEENYGVKTTYDSSLSSYTVPLEKDNSEEFRQRELRAAQLAREIESSPQYRLRIAMENDDGRTEEEKHSAVQRQGSGRESPSLASREGKYIPLPQRVREGPRGGVRCSSSRGGRPGLSSLPPRGPHHLDNSSPGPGSETRGINGGPSRMSPKAQRPLRGAKTLSSPSSRPSGEASVPPPPAVGRMYPPRSPKSAAPAPISASCPEPPIGSAVPTSSASIPVTSSVGDPGVGSISPASPKISLAPTDVKELPAKEPGRTLESQELSRIAGKVPGLQNEQKRFQLEELRKFGAQFKLQPSSSPETSLDPFPPRILKEEAKGKEKEVDSLLASEPMGSPVSSKTESISDKEDKPPLPPAGGTEGPDQPPPPCPSQTSSPPVGLIKGDDKDEGPVAEQVKKSTLNPNAKEFNPTKPLLSVNKSTSTPTSPGPRTHSTPSIPVLTAGQSGLYSPQYISYIPQIHMGPAVQAPQMYPYPVSNSVPGQQGKYRGAKGSLPPQRSDQHQPASAPPMMQAAAAAGPPLVAATPYSSYIPYNPQQFPGQPAMMQPMAHYPSQPVFAPMLQSNPRMLTSGSHPQAIVSSSTPQYPSAEQPTPQALYATVHQSYPHHATQLHAHQPQPATTPTGSQPQSQHAAPSPVQHQAGQAPHLGSGQPQQNLYHPGALTGTPPSLPPGPSAQSPQSSFPQPAAVYAIHAHQQLPHGFTNMAHVTQAHVQTGITAAPPPHPGAPHPPQVMLLHPPQSHGGPPQGAVPQSGVPALSASTPSPYPYIGHPQGEQPGQAPGFPGGADDRIPPLPPPGELKIVLAAT; translated from the exons ATGTTGAAGCCTCAGCCGccacaacagacctcccagccccagcagCCGCCCCCCACGCAACAGGCCGTGGCCCGCCGGCCTCCCGGGGGCACCAGCCCTCCCAACGGCGGCCTCCCGGGGCCCCTGGCCTCCACCTCGGCTCCCCCAGGGCCTCCCGCCGCTGCTTCCCCCTGCTTGGGGCCTGCAGCCGCTGCCGGGAGCGGGCTCCGCCGGGGAGCTGAGGGCATCTTGGCGCCGCCGCCGCAGCAGCAACATCAGGAGAGGCCAGGGGCAGCGGCCATCGGCAGCGCCAG GGGACAAAGCACAGGAAAGGGACCCCCACAGTCACCG GTGTTTGAGGGTGTCTACAACAATTCCAGAATGCTGCATTTCCTTACAGCTGTTGTG GGCTCCACTTGTGATGTAAAGGTAAAGAATGGTACCACCTATGAAGGTATCTTCAAGACACTGAGCTCAAAG TTTGAACTGGCAGTAGACGCTGTGCACCGGAAAGCATTGGAGCCAGCAGGTGGCCCTCGTCGGGAAGACATTGTGGACACCATGGTGTTTAAGCCAAGTGATGTCATGCTTGTCCACTTCCGAAATGTTGACTTCAATTATGCTACTAAAG ACAAGTTCACTGATTCAGCCATTGCCATGAACTCGAAGGTGAATGGGGAGCACAAAGAGAAGGTGCTTCAGCGCTGGGAGGGGGGCGACAGCAACAGCGATGACTACGACCTGGAGTCTGACATG TCCAATGGATGGGACCCCAATGAAATGTTCAAGTTCAATGAGGAGAACTACGGCGTAAAGACCACCTATGACAGCAGTCTCTCTTCTTACAC GGTGCCGTTAGAGAAGGACAACTCAGAAGAATTTCGTCAGCGGGAGCTGCGTGCAGCCCAGTTGGCTCGAGAGATTGAATCGAGCCCCCAGTACCGCCTGCGGATCGCCATGGAGAACGATGACGGGCGCACCGAGGAGGAGAAGCACAGTGCAGTTCAGCGACAGGGTTCAGGGCGAGAGAGCCCCAGCTTGGCATCTAG ggagggaaagtATATCCCTCTACCCCAACGAGTTCGGGAAGGTCCCCGGGGAGGAGTTCGATGCAGTAGTTCTCGGGGTGGCCGGCCTGGCCTTAGCTCTTTGCCACCTCGTGGCCCTCACCATCTTGACAATAGCAGCCCTGGCCCAGGTTCTGAGACACGCGGTATCAATGGAG gcccTTCCCGCATGTCCCCTAAGGCACAGCGGCCTCTGAGAGGTGCCAAGACTCTGTCTTCCCCCAGCAGCAGGCCTTCTGGAGAAGCTTCTGTTCCACCTCCTCCTGCAG TAGGCCGGATGTACCCCCCACGCTCTCCCAAGTCAGCTGCCCCTGCCCCAATCTCAGCTTCCTGTCCTGAGCCTCCCATCGGCTCAGCAGTACCGACCTCTTCAGCTTCCATCCCCGTGACATCATCAGTTGGGGATCCTGGAGTAGGCTCCATTTCCCCAGCTTCTCCAAAGATCTCACTGGCACCCACAGATG TAAAAGAACTCCCAGCCAAGGAACCTGGGAGAACGCTGGAGTCCCAGGAGCTGTCCCGGATAGCAGGGAAag TCCCTGGCCTTCAGAACGAGCAGAAACGCTTTCAACTGGAAGAACTGAGAAAATTTGGGGCCCAGTTTAAG CTTCAGCCCAGTAGCTCCCCTGAGACCAGCCTGGATCCTTTTCCTCCCCGGATCCTAAAGGAGGAGGccaaagggaaggagaaggaggttGATAGTCTTTTGGCTTCAGAGCCCATGGGGTCCCCTGTTTCCTCCAAGACAGAATCCATATCGGATAAGGAGGACAAACCACCCCTGCCACCAGCAGGAGGCACCGAAGGGCCGGATCAGCCCCCACCGCCTTGCCCAAGCCAAACCAGTAGCCCCCCAGTGGGCCTCATCAAGGGAGATGACAAGGACGAGGGCCCTGTTGCTGA aCAAGTGAAGAAGTCAACGTTGAACCCTAATGCCAAGGAGTTCAATCCCACTAAGCCCCTGCTGTCTGTG AATAAATCCACCAGTACTCCAACTTCTCCTGGGCCCCGGACTCATTCAACTCCCTCCATCCCGGTGCTGACAGCAGGCCAGAGTGGGCTATATAGCCCCCAGTACATTTCCTACATACCTCAGATCCACATGGGACCAGCTGTTCAG GCACCTCAGATGTACCCATATCCTGTGTCCAACTCAGTGCCTGGACAGCAGGGCAAGTACCGGGGAGCAAAAG GCTCCCTGCCCCCCCAGCGCTCGGACCAACACCAGCCAGCCTCAGCCCCTCCGATGATGCAGGCCGCCGCCGCTGCTGGCCCCCCTCTGGTGGCTGCCACACCTTATTCTTCCTACATCCCCTACAATCCACAGCAGTTCCCAGGCCAGCCCGCCATGATGCAGCCCATGGCCCACTACCCCTCACAG CCGGTGTTTGCCCCCATGCTTCAAAGCAACCCACGCATGCTGACGTCGGGGAGCCATCCCCAGGCCATTGTGTCATCCTCCACCCCTCAGTACCCTTCTGCAGAGCAGCCCACCCCTCAAGCCCTTTATG CCACTGTTCACCAGTCCTATCCACACCATGCCACGCAGCTCCATGCCCACCAGCCGCAGCCGGCCACCACGCCTACTGGGAGCCAGCCGCAGTCCCAGCATGCAGCCCCCAGTCCCGTCCAG CACCAGGCGGGGCAGGCCCCACACCTGGGCAGTGGACAGCCACAGCAGAACCTGTACCACCCAGGGGCCCTGACAGGCACGCCGCCTTCTCTGCCGCCGGGACCTTCTGCGCAGTCCCCTCAGAGCAGCTTCCCCCAGCCAGCCGCTGTGTATGCTATCCATGCCCACCAGCAGCTGCCCCACGGCTTCACCAACATGGCCCATGTTACCCAG gCCCATGTCCAAACTGGAatcacagcagccccgccccctcaccctggggctccccacccaccccaggtgatgctgctgcacCCACCCCAGAGCCATGGGGGCCCCCCCCAAGGCGCGGTGCCCCAGAGTGGGGTGCCTGCACTCTCAGCTTCCACACCCTCACCCTATCCCTACATCGGACACCCCCAAGGTGAGCAGCCTGGCCAGGCGCCTGGATTTCCAGGAGGAGCCGATGACAGGATTC CTCCCCTTCCACCCCCCGGGGAACTGAAGATTGTCCTGGCCGCGACCTGA